A genome region from Syntrophobacterales bacterium includes the following:
- a CDS encoding DUF4143 domain-containing protein, which yields WLDILETLYVVFKVPPFHRNIARSILKSPKYYFYDTGQVPDDPGMKLENLVACALLKETHFREDCLGEKWDVFYIRNKEGRAIDFFLTREYSPSLMVEVKWAGEERSPNFAFFDKYLAGTRKIQIVKELKREKTYPDGLEMRTARGWLSEMPLVKPGTSS from the coding sequence TGGCTTGACATTCTGGAGACGCTCTATGTCGTTTTCAAGGTGCCCCCTTTTCACCGAAACATTGCGAGGTCCATCTTGAAATCCCCGAAATACTATTTTTACGATACAGGTCAGGTGCCTGATGATCCGGGAATGAAACTGGAAAATCTTGTTGCCTGCGCCCTGCTGAAAGAAACGCATTTTCGGGAGGATTGCCTTGGCGAAAAATGGGATGTTTTTTACATCAGAAACAAGGAAGGCCGGGCAATTGATTTCTTTTTAACCAGAGAATATAGCCCCTCGCTGATGGTCGAAGTTAAATGGGCAGGAGAGGAGAGAAGCCCCAACTTTGCCTTTTTCGATAAATATCTGGCCGGCACAAGAAAAATTCAGATCGTCAAGGAACTCAAAAGAGAGAAAACCTATCCCGACGGGCTGGAAATGCGAACCGCCCGCGGCTGGCTGTCCGAAATGCCTCTCGTAAAACCGGGGACATCATCCTAA
- a CDS encoding putative DNA binding domain-containing protein, producing the protein MNIKELKELVSNGESETVEFKKSTAQLRRAAETLCGMLNGIGGRALIGVTPEGRILGQTVSDKTIREMAELLQKFEPPASIVHSRVDVADNKAVLLLEAAPDPESRPYAFDGRPYQRIGSTTSTMPQARYQRLLHEREHSNIRWENQPAEGYDPAILDSEEILRTVRLGIAAGRLPESTGNAISDILGRLGLFRDDRPNQASVVLFGSRFMPDYPQCQLRLARFRGVNKSEFLDQRQMEGHAFRLLEEAMLFLRRHLPVAGRIIPGLFEREDEPLFPLEALREALVNAFCHRDYSIIGGAVNLAIYDDRLEIWSDGVLPFNLKPDDLKQDHASRPRNPIIAQVFYLRGMIERWGRGTQKIVELCVKAGHPEPEFGEQAGSVWVRFLPSGYIAPHRVEHDLTERQRNVLQILATAQSLPFRGVRKAIKNQPPDRTLREDLLHLKRLGLIESDGFGRGATWRLKRDIE; encoded by the coding sequence ATGAATATTAAGGAACTGAAAGAACTTGTTTCCAATGGAGAATCAGAAACAGTGGAGTTCAAAAAATCGACTGCCCAGTTACGGCGTGCGGCCGAAACACTCTGCGGTATGCTCAATGGAATCGGCGGTCGGGCGTTGATCGGCGTCACGCCGGAAGGCCGCATCCTCGGCCAGACGGTTTCCGATAAGACGATCCGGGAAATGGCGGAACTGCTCCAAAAGTTCGAACCGCCTGCATCTATTGTTCATTCTCGTGTGGATGTCGCGGATAACAAAGCGGTGCTGCTTCTGGAAGCGGCGCCTGATCCCGAATCCCGACCCTATGCCTTTGACGGGCGACCGTACCAGCGGATTGGTTCGACGACTTCAACCATGCCTCAGGCAAGGTACCAGCGTCTTCTTCATGAAAGAGAGCACAGTAACATCCGATGGGAAAATCAGCCCGCCGAAGGTTATGACCCCGCCATCCTGGATTCTGAAGAGATTCTTCGCACGGTGCGGCTTGGAATTGCTGCCGGCCGTTTGCCGGAGTCAACCGGGAACGCTATTTCGGATATTCTGGGGCGGTTGGGATTGTTCCGGGACGACCGCCCCAATCAGGCTTCCGTTGTCTTGTTCGGGTCCCGTTTCATGCCGGATTATCCGCAATGCCAGTTGCGCCTGGCCCGCTTTCGAGGCGTAAACAAATCGGAATTTCTCGATCAAAGGCAAATGGAAGGACATGCCTTCCGCCTACTTGAAGAAGCCATGCTTTTTTTGCGCCGACACCTGCCCGTAGCCGGAAGAATTATTCCGGGCCTTTTCGAGCGGGAGGATGAACCGCTGTTCCCTCTGGAGGCGCTGCGCGAAGCACTGGTCAACGCGTTTTGTCACAGGGATTATTCCATTATCGGCGGTGCGGTAAATCTGGCTATCTATGACGATCGGCTTGAAATATGGAGTGATGGGGTTCTCCCTTTTAATCTGAAACCCGATGACCTCAAGCAGGATCATGCATCCAGACCGCGTAATCCAATCATCGCCCAGGTTTTCTATTTACGCGGTATGATCGAGCGATGGGGCCGCGGAACTCAGAAGATCGTGGAATTGTGTGTCAAGGCCGGGCACCCGGAACCGGAATTCGGTGAACAGGCCGGCAGCGTCTGGGTGCGTTTCCTTCCGAGCGGTTATATCGCCCCCCACCGTGTGGAGCATGATCTGACTGAGCGGCAGAGAAATGTCCTCCAGATTCTCGCTACTGCGCAGTCTCTGCCGTTCCGTGGGGTACGTAAGGCGATTAAGAACCAACCGCCAGACCGCACATTGCGGGAAGATCTCCTGCACCTAAAGCGGCTGGGGCTCATCGAGTCTGATGGTTTCGGACGGGGCGCCACCTGGCGTTTGAAGCGAGACATTGAATAA
- a CDS encoding ATP-binding protein, whose product MKNNYLYPRYLQPRVIEALADSPVVLIHGPRQCGKTTLACQVGDMAGFTYLSFDDDVQRAAAQADPVGYVTDLPERVILDEVQRVPELFTSLKAAVDARRKPGRFILTGSANVLLVPKLADSLAGRMGILRLHPLSQVELSGGTADFLSALFGSVFKAGASGRRLGRELAERVAAGGYPAALARATARRQAAWYRDYANTLIQRDVLDLARISALDALPRLLALAAGQTACLVNVSELAAPFQVSRQTIREYVTLLSRIFLLEELPPWHSNRLSRLIKTPKLHLGDTGLACALLALDAELLWKDRAIFGRILETFVFQELHRQGSWHEEPVSFSHFRDKDKVEVDVVVESAGRLAGVEVKAAATVTGNDFNGLRKLQAAAQKSFTAGVVLYDGEAVVPFGNRLYAVPISRLWESR is encoded by the coding sequence ATGAAAAATAACTATTTATATCCCCGATACCTCCAGCCACGGGTGATAGAGGCGCTGGCCGACTCGCCGGTGGTGCTGATCCATGGCCCGCGGCAGTGCGGCAAGACCACGCTGGCCTGCCAGGTCGGCGATATGGCAGGGTTCACGTATCTAAGTTTTGATGATGATGTGCAGCGGGCGGCGGCGCAGGCGGACCCGGTGGGTTATGTCACCGATTTGCCGGAGCGGGTCATTCTGGACGAAGTACAGCGGGTGCCGGAACTGTTTACCTCGCTGAAAGCGGCAGTCGATGCGCGGCGGAAACCGGGGCGGTTTATCCTGACCGGGTCGGCGAATGTGCTGTTGGTGCCGAAGCTTGCTGATTCGCTTGCCGGTCGAATGGGGATTTTGCGACTGCATCCACTGTCTCAGGTGGAACTCTCCGGAGGAACGGCCGATTTTCTTTCGGCCTTGTTCGGTTCGGTTTTCAAGGCTGGCGCGTCAGGTCGCCGCCTGGGGCGGGAACTGGCGGAACGGGTGGCGGCAGGTGGATACCCGGCGGCGTTGGCGCGAGCCACGGCACGGCGGCAAGCCGCGTGGTATCGGGACTATGCCAATACCCTGATTCAACGCGATGTCCTGGATCTGGCGCGTATCAGCGCGCTGGATGCGTTGCCTCGCCTGCTGGCACTGGCTGCTGGCCAGACGGCCTGCCTGGTTAATGTGTCCGAACTTGCCGCACCCTTTCAGGTGAGCAGGCAGACCATTCGCGAGTATGTCACTCTGCTGTCGAGGATTTTTCTGTTGGAGGAACTGCCGCCGTGGCACAGCAACCGCTTGAGTCGCTTGATTAAAACGCCAAAACTGCATTTGGGCGACACCGGGCTGGCCTGCGCGCTCCTTGCTTTGGATGCGGAACTTCTGTGGAAAGACCGCGCTATTTTCGGGCGAATTCTGGAAACATTTGTTTTTCAAGAATTGCACCGCCAGGGAAGTTGGCATGAGGAGCCGGTTTCCTTCAGCCACTTCCGTGACAAGGACAAGGTGGAGGTGGATGTCGTTGTGGAATCCGCCGGACGGCTGGCGGGGGTTGAGGTGAAGGCAGCGGCGACGGTGACCGGCAACGATTTCAACGGACTGCGCAAACTTCAGGCCGCCGCTCAAAAGAGTTTTACCGCCGGGGTTGTGCTGTATGACGGGGAGGCTGTCGTGCCATTTGGAAACAGGCTATATGCCGTCCCCATATCCAGACTCTGGGAGAGCAGATGA
- a CDS encoding helix-turn-helix domain-containing protein, producing MKTGKYTMEELAELTGYPRRTIRYYVQEGLIDPPAGRGRGGFYYDSHLERLLLIKAYQEKGIGISAMTAMLGKEPPVEAMPSREVMIRYEIAPGIELNVSREREVSDPKKILEIMRIAKAIAQGKVKDE from the coding sequence ATGAAGACAGGTAAATACACCATGGAAGAGCTTGCAGAGCTCACAGGGTATCCAAGAAGAACAATACGTTATTATGTCCAGGAAGGTCTGATTGATCCCCCCGCCGGCAGGGGCCGTGGAGGTTTTTATTATGACAGTCATTTGGAGCGGTTGCTATTGATAAAAGCGTATCAGGAAAAGGGGATTGGGATCTCGGCGATGACCGCCATGCTGGGTAAGGAACCGCCCGTAGAAGCTATGCCATCCAGAGAGGTCATGATCCGTTATGAAATTGCTCCGGGCATTGAATTAAATGTCAGCAGAGAAAGAGAAGTCAGCGACCCGAAGAAAATTCTTGAAATCATGAGAATTGCAAAAGCCATTGCGCAGGGGAAGGTGAAAGATGAGTGA
- a CDS encoding VWA domain-containing protein: MSDGTSQAISGLFQENGDAIPLEGVDVRGDIAGRGARIQMRQRFRNLEEKPIEAVYKFPLPESAAICGFRAIVDDRIIEGEIEERDKAFELYDKALSEGHGAQLLDEERPNIFTLSVGNIKPKSTVVIEINYVMLLDTHGPEIRFYLPSTISPRYTPADQPDQNGIPVGDIVNPPFTLLVPYGMKITINIHNIKGVSSIGSASHTINTEFGDDKAVVSFASEAVAMDRDFILAVVYKQAFSNRGFVFDDHEASYIQIDWMPDEEGDDPGHDIAGNREIVFVLDCSGSMHGSSIAEAKKALEIMIKALNPGTLFNIYLFGSDYKRLFRHSTAYDEKKMKAALEYISDIGADLGGTEVLAPLKDIYSGTLKGSQHRDIILITDGEIGNEIFVIDLAKRHADKTALHAVGIGNGPNEYLIKNIARSSGGASEMIAPDERIEPKILRIFRKVVNGRIRDLKIDWGMEAEQSPADGVAFVGQGTSIFARCTGKEEKKTIRITGETRSGSRTWNVPLEPVNEEIPISILWAREKIRDIEEGSIEVVGSRQSERTDKKYRQAIIDISRKYGIISSKTSYVGIEKRSAPDKSTAEIALRKVPVMLTKDWGGFASAAMRRNDRAHGIPLFSRSSSSSQVRYCVESMPDIQEGNASYEHTTSPEFLIPTFLRRSAAAPPSPIRQDFLFDLLSLQRANGGFDLDESLLKQAKLSDLLNMLERIDIQKDGDKAGILMTVVILIILEMQFRARRDEWESVVWKSRAWLQTEIEKTRPTIENQPIEQWVSNYMQTRMPLPDKKISAGG, from the coding sequence ATGAGTGACGGAACCAGTCAGGCTATTTCAGGGTTGTTCCAAGAGAATGGTGACGCTATCCCTCTCGAAGGTGTCGATGTCCGGGGAGATATCGCCGGTCGAGGCGCAAGAATACAAATGCGCCAGCGATTCCGAAATTTAGAAGAAAAGCCAATAGAGGCGGTCTATAAATTTCCGCTGCCTGAAAGCGCAGCCATTTGCGGCTTTCGAGCGATTGTTGATGATCGGATTATCGAGGGCGAGATTGAGGAACGTGACAAGGCCTTCGAGCTATACGACAAGGCTCTGTCCGAAGGACATGGGGCGCAGTTGCTTGATGAAGAGCGGCCGAACATTTTTACCCTTTCCGTCGGCAATATAAAACCCAAGAGCACTGTCGTTATCGAAATCAATTATGTGATGCTGCTGGATACGCATGGGCCGGAAATTAGATTCTATCTGCCCTCGACGATATCGCCCCGCTACACCCCCGCCGACCAGCCGGATCAAAACGGTATCCCGGTTGGTGATATTGTTAATCCCCCTTTCACGCTGCTCGTCCCGTACGGCATGAAAATAACCATCAATATCCATAACATCAAAGGTGTTTCCTCCATAGGGTCAGCCTCTCATACAATAAACACGGAATTCGGTGATGATAAAGCGGTCGTATCTTTTGCTTCCGAGGCAGTGGCGATGGACCGGGATTTTATTCTGGCGGTCGTCTATAAGCAGGCCTTTTCCAATAGAGGTTTTGTATTTGATGACCATGAAGCGAGCTATATCCAAATCGATTGGATGCCGGATGAGGAAGGCGATGATCCTGGGCATGACATTGCCGGGAATCGGGAAATTGTCTTCGTCCTCGACTGCTCCGGCTCTATGCACGGTTCTTCCATCGCTGAAGCCAAAAAGGCTTTGGAAATCATGATCAAGGCATTGAATCCGGGAACATTGTTCAACATATACCTGTTTGGCAGCGATTATAAGCGTTTGTTCCGCCATAGCACGGCATACGATGAGAAGAAAATGAAAGCAGCTCTGGAATACATATCCGATATTGGCGCGGATTTGGGAGGCACGGAGGTCCTGGCTCCGCTGAAGGATATTTACAGCGGCACATTAAAAGGCAGTCAGCACAGAGATATTATCCTGATAACCGATGGGGAGATTGGCAATGAGATTTTTGTCATTGATCTGGCCAAAAGGCACGCCGACAAGACCGCGCTCCATGCGGTGGGCATCGGCAACGGACCGAATGAATATCTCATCAAGAACATTGCCCGTTCTTCCGGGGGAGCCTCGGAGATGATCGCGCCAGACGAAAGGATCGAGCCGAAAATCCTCAGAATATTCCGGAAGGTTGTTAATGGCCGGATTCGCGATCTCAAGATTGATTGGGGGATGGAGGCCGAGCAGTCGCCGGCAGATGGTGTCGCGTTCGTCGGCCAGGGAACCAGCATTTTCGCACGCTGCACCGGGAAAGAGGAGAAAAAAACCATCCGGATCACCGGTGAAACAAGGTCGGGATCAAGGACATGGAATGTTCCACTGGAGCCGGTCAATGAGGAGATTCCGATATCCATACTCTGGGCAAGGGAGAAGATCCGAGACATCGAGGAGGGAAGTATTGAAGTCGTTGGCTCCAGGCAAAGCGAAAGGACGGATAAAAAATACCGCCAGGCCATTATCGATATTTCCAGGAAATACGGGATTATCAGCAGCAAAACCAGCTATGTCGGCATAGAAAAGCGTTCAGCGCCTGACAAATCGACCGCTGAAATTGCACTGAGAAAAGTTCCTGTGATGTTGACGAAAGATTGGGGAGGATTTGCCTCTGCAGCCATGAGAAGGAATGATCGCGCCCATGGAATACCTCTGTTTTCCCGCAGCTCGTCGTCTTCGCAGGTGCGATATTGTGTTGAGAGCATGCCCGATATTCAGGAGGGAAATGCATCTTACGAACACACGACAAGTCCCGAATTCCTGATTCCAACCTTTTTAAGAAGAAGCGCCGCCGCTCCTCCCTCTCCGATCAGGCAGGACTTTTTGTTCGATCTATTATCTCTCCAGCGGGCCAACGGGGGTTTTGACCTCGATGAATCTCTCTTGAAGCAAGCAAAACTCTCTGATTTGCTCAACATGCTGGAAAGAATAGACATTCAGAAAGATGGCGACAAGGCGGGGATTTTGATGACGGTTGTGATCCTCATTATTCTGGAGATGCAATTCCGGGCAAGGAGGGACGAATGGGAAAGTGTCGTGTGGAAAAGTCGTGCCTGGCTGCAAACGGAAATAGAAAAGACCCGCCCGACCATTGAAAACCAGCCCATCGAACAGTGGGTGAGCAATTACATGCAAACAAGAATGCCGTTGCCGGATAAAAAAATATCAGCGGGGGGATAA
- a CDS encoding type IV toxin-antitoxin system AbiEi family antitoxin produces the protein MPRKAKNATSSDLPSWVDSRQEQGLYFFTREEALKSLECTEEAFKKAAARLAKKNRIMRIRSGFFVIVPLEYRATGILPAEWFIADLMAYLEQPYYVGLLSGASLQGAAHQKPQQFQVVTTVPQREVRKKGLAMRFFSKTNFMATPVTQIKVQTGHIAISSPEATALDLIRYARSIGGLDRAMTVFQELGESMDAGKLIIAVEAEGSLVCAQRLGWLMEKAGYAALVKDLAGLITDKNPPFTRLDPSLPTGEAERDIRWRLLINTDVEGDL, from the coding sequence ATGCCTCGAAAAGCAAAAAATGCAACTTCAAGCGATCTTCCATCCTGGGTTGATTCCCGCCAGGAGCAGGGGCTTTATTTCTTTACCCGCGAAGAGGCCCTCAAGTCCCTGGAATGCACCGAAGAAGCCTTCAAGAAGGCCGCGGCAAGACTGGCGAAAAAGAACCGGATAATGCGCATCCGAAGCGGCTTTTTTGTCATCGTCCCCCTGGAATATCGCGCCACCGGGATATTGCCGGCAGAATGGTTTATCGCCGATCTGATGGCCTACCTGGAACAACCCTATTACGTGGGGCTGCTCAGCGGCGCGTCTCTTCAGGGCGCTGCACACCAAAAGCCCCAACAGTTTCAGGTTGTTACTACCGTCCCCCAACGCGAAGTCCGCAAGAAAGGCCTGGCCATGCGCTTTTTTTCCAAGACTAATTTCATGGCAACCCCGGTTACTCAAATCAAGGTTCAAACGGGGCATATAGCCATCTCTTCACCGGAGGCCACGGCCCTTGATCTCATTCGCTATGCCCGATCTATCGGCGGGCTTGATCGCGCAATGACCGTGTTTCAAGAACTTGGCGAGTCTATGGATGCGGGCAAACTGATCATCGCCGTAGAAGCAGAGGGGAGTCTTGTCTGTGCGCAAAGGCTGGGGTGGTTGATGGAAAAAGCCGGCTATGCTGCGCTGGTGAAAGATCTGGCAGGTTTAATCACGGATAAGAACCCGCCCTTTACCAGGCTGGACCCCTCACTGCCTACGGGGGAAGCTGAAAGAGACATCCGCTGGCGGCTTTTGATCAATACGGATGTGGAGGGTGATCTTTGA
- a CDS encoding nucleotidyl transferase AbiEii/AbiGii toxin family protein, with protein sequence MIPKADIVAWRRFAPWINDAQVEQDLIISRTLVAIFQNPFLAERLAFRGGTALHKLYFDRPRRYSEDIDLVQIVPAPIGQVIDALQALLNGFLGLPRRKQTEQSAILTYRVESEGPPVVPMRLKVEINTREHFAVEGYQKQPFAVQSRWFKGNCEITTYTLEELLATKLRALYQRRKGRDLFDLWLGITEGKTDADRIIHVFKQYMGNEGQTVETMLYEKNLQEKLRRRGFLSDLNPLLSADAIYDAMEAYNLVRAAIIEKLDK encoded by the coding sequence TTGATCCCCAAAGCGGATATTGTCGCTTGGCGTCGGTTTGCACCCTGGATTAACGATGCCCAGGTGGAACAGGACTTGATCATCAGCAGGACGCTTGTCGCCATTTTTCAGAATCCTTTTCTGGCAGAGCGGCTGGCCTTCCGGGGAGGCACTGCCTTGCACAAGCTTTATTTTGATAGACCGCGACGCTATTCGGAAGACATTGACCTGGTGCAAATTGTTCCAGCGCCTATCGGACAGGTGATTGATGCCCTCCAGGCGCTGTTGAACGGCTTTCTGGGGTTGCCGCGCCGCAAGCAAACGGAGCAATCGGCCATATTGACCTATCGGGTGGAATCTGAAGGGCCTCCGGTCGTGCCAATGCGACTGAAGGTTGAAATCAACACGCGTGAGCATTTCGCGGTGGAAGGCTATCAGAAGCAGCCGTTTGCCGTACAGTCGAGGTGGTTCAAAGGAAACTGTGAAATCACGACCTATACACTGGAGGAACTGCTCGCGACGAAACTGAGGGCCTTGTATCAAAGAAGAAAGGGACGCGATCTTTTCGATTTGTGGTTGGGCATTACGGAAGGGAAAACCGATGCCGATAGAATAATCCATGTCTTCAAACAGTATATGGGAAACGAAGGGCAAACCGTTGAAACCATGCTTTATGAAAAGAATTTACAGGAGAAACTGAGGCGCCGAGGTTTTCTCAGCGATCTGAATCCCCTACTGTCTGCTGATGCAATTTATGATGCAATGGAAGCGTACAATTTGGTGAGAGCAGCAATTATCGAAAAACTTGATAAATGA
- a CDS encoding N-6 DNA methylase, with translation MGRSTVHYADNDTNNTLKKLHKKLRPAGTPVQRVEYIIELMLLRIFEVKLKQDPDFKQLRNLFMPPNDKLLFSALYTVANERLLPTLNEQFFPFYASILSQSRKVYKTNLGQKVQDQLVLIEEVFKNSNFTNNVKSGNLQEVLALIGEIDEDRLLKTDLLGDAIESALSETGGTKDMGLHRTPDHIRQFMVALIIPTFKDSLFDPACGTAGFGFDSYGYVTEAVGHSGKWPGPKAHPELIAYFKQHFAEHPAAMPAPTKALDFYRSGIHGIEYLGMIRKMAAINFYIRGLNPQNILQGDSLALFDPATDAGSKTVILANPPFGAERDQEAYPNVWEEFSREAETTILFVKLMRDALAPSGRCAVIVSEGFLTWGQASARTLRKMLVEENTLRAIISLPQGVFVSKGGVGPKTSILVFEKGGQTQEVWFYKVANDGYTMGTNRRPIEGCQLVEALQLFDKYVRHGKTPPETKHSFTVPAAWILNLDPRVKLRIEADITAEFSERAAKEKESLVAKLDEQVRDGKIDKTDRTERLAQHEEIWFVKTRNEIAKRIETAHLYSFNLPNARSNLSKNQLDEWAAVFKSARRKNGHTLDTRFAALKDCPPEKAHSALAMLDVQDSLEFDIARQYLMAYPVEELEKHNQLAKLRNIIESGAKYPRVRLGDYLRLNTDRIKPSDFPDTGFRVLGVSNTEGVFLNENKPGAEINQAYYQVKPNEFCYNPYRVNVGSIGLCEFDYDNQIISGAYNIFGTDETELLPHYLLALFRSPQFLAYVNEKAHGGVRMNFQFEDLEGWEIPLPDTALQQQIARQFYALASVMSACRIIQSNFEVVLPEFNKNKLRPLREAVLETKNGWSPVCGGGDTPVLKISCLKGGKIDYNERKYTSETRKYISKFYVRECDFFYSRGNGNPQLVALAAIAGPVPENIVYPDLLTRVVFDTTKILPEYAVLLFNSSYGREYFSGVHKGSVSMVKISQEYMGDFRVPFMEDIQAQESFIAMAHQNLNALAALDQLQDDAQKQIRRLVEEIWG, from the coding sequence ATGGGACGTTCGACGGTACATTACGCAGATAACGACACGAACAACACGCTGAAGAAACTTCATAAGAAACTTCGCCCGGCGGGGACGCCGGTCCAGCGGGTCGAGTACATCATTGAACTGATGTTGCTGCGCATCTTCGAGGTGAAGCTGAAGCAAGATCCGGACTTCAAGCAACTCCGGAACCTGTTCATGCCACCCAACGACAAACTTCTTTTCTCTGCCCTCTACACAGTCGCCAACGAACGGCTGTTGCCAACCCTGAATGAGCAGTTCTTCCCCTTCTACGCCAGTATCCTTTCCCAATCCCGGAAGGTGTACAAAACCAACCTGGGGCAGAAGGTTCAGGACCAACTCGTCTTGATCGAGGAAGTCTTCAAGAACTCCAACTTCACGAATAACGTCAAAAGCGGCAATCTTCAGGAAGTTCTCGCTCTCATCGGCGAGATTGACGAAGACCGCCTTTTGAAGACGGATCTTCTCGGGGACGCCATCGAATCGGCCCTCTCCGAAACCGGCGGCACGAAGGATATGGGCTTACACCGCACACCCGACCATATCCGGCAATTCATGGTCGCCCTGATTATCCCGACCTTCAAAGACAGCCTCTTCGATCCGGCTTGCGGCACGGCAGGTTTCGGCTTCGATTCCTATGGCTACGTGACGGAGGCCGTCGGACATTCCGGGAAATGGCCCGGCCCCAAAGCACACCCAGAACTAATCGCCTATTTTAAGCAGCACTTTGCGGAGCATCCCGCCGCCATGCCAGCCCCTACCAAGGCCCTCGACTTCTACCGCTCTGGCATTCACGGCATCGAATACCTGGGGATGATCCGGAAAATGGCGGCGATCAACTTCTACATCCGCGGCCTGAACCCGCAGAACATATTGCAAGGCGACTCGCTTGCCCTGTTCGATCCCGCCACGGATGCCGGGAGTAAGACCGTCATTCTTGCCAATCCGCCCTTCGGTGCGGAACGGGACCAGGAAGCCTACCCGAACGTGTGGGAAGAGTTTTCCCGCGAGGCCGAGACTACTATTCTTTTCGTGAAACTCATGCGCGACGCGCTGGCCCCCAGTGGTCGCTGCGCAGTCATTGTTTCCGAGGGCTTCCTGACCTGGGGGCAGGCCAGCGCCCGCACTTTGCGGAAGATGCTCGTTGAGGAGAATACCCTTCGGGCGATCATCAGCCTGCCGCAGGGGGTGTTTGTCAGTAAGGGCGGCGTCGGCCCGAAGACTTCCATTTTGGTCTTCGAGAAGGGCGGACAGACCCAGGAAGTCTGGTTCTACAAGGTTGCGAACGACGGCTACACGATGGGCACCAACCGCCGCCCCATCGAAGGCTGTCAACTGGTAGAGGCCCTGCAACTATTCGACAAGTACGTCCGGCACGGCAAGACCCCGCCGGAAACGAAGCACTCGTTCACCGTGCCGGCGGCCTGGATTCTGAACCTTGACCCACGCGTCAAACTCCGCATCGAAGCCGATATCACCGCCGAATTTTCCGAGCGGGCCGCCAAGGAGAAAGAATCGTTGGTCGCGAAACTGGACGAACAAGTCCGAGACGGCAAAATCGATAAGACCGACCGTACCGAACGTCTGGCCCAGCATGAGGAAATCTGGTTCGTCAAGACCAGAAATGAAATCGCCAAGCGCATCGAGACCGCGCACCTATATTCGTTCAATCTGCCCAACGCCCGGAGCAACCTATCCAAAAACCAGCTTGATGAATGGGCCGCCGTATTCAAAAGCGCAAGACGGAAGAACGGGCACACCCTCGACACCCGATTCGCGGCGCTCAAGGACTGCCCACCGGAGAAAGCCCATTCCGCGCTCGCCATGCTGGACGTGCAAGACTCCCTGGAATTCGACATCGCCCGGCAGTACCTCATGGCCTATCCGGTTGAAGAACTCGAAAAACACAACCAGCTTGCCAAGCTGAGGAACATCATTGAGAGCGGGGCCAAGTATCCCCGTGTGCGTTTGGGCGACTATTTGAGGCTCAACACCGACCGGATCAAGCCCAGTGACTTCCCGGACACCGGCTTCCGAGTCTTGGGCGTTTCAAACACTGAAGGTGTATTCCTGAACGAGAACAAGCCTGGCGCGGAGATCAATCAGGCATACTATCAAGTTAAACCAAACGAGTTCTGCTACAACCCCTACCGCGTTAATGTCGGCTCTATCGGTCTGTGTGAGTTTGACTATGACAACCAAATCATCAGCGGTGCTTATAACATTTTCGGCACCGACGAAACCGAACTACTGCCGCATTACCTTCTGGCCCTTTTCCGGTCCCCGCAGTTCCTTGCCTACGTCAATGAGAAGGCGCATGGTGGCGTCAGGATGAACTTTCAGTTCGAGGACTTGGAGGGGTGGGAAATCCCTTTGCCCGACACGGCACTACAGCAACAGATTGCAAGACAGTTTTATGCGCTGGCATCCGTCATGTCAGCGTGTCGTATCATTCAATCCAACTTTGAAGTCGTATTACCGGAATTTAACAAAAACAAACTCCGTCCCCTCAGAGAAGCCGTCCTTGAGACAAAGAACGGCTGGTCTCCCGTTTGCGGCGGCGGTGACACGCCCGTATTGAAGATTTCTTGCTTGAAAGGCGGAAAAATCGACTACAATGAACGTAAGTATACAAGCGAAACCCGAAAATACATCTCAAAGTTCTATGTACGAGAGTGCGATTTCTTCTACAGTCGAGGGAACGGGAATCCACAGCTCGTAGCATTGGCAGCCATCGCGGGTCCGGTTCCTGAGAATATTGTTTACCCTGATTTACTAACCCGCGTCGTATTTGATACGACAAAAATTCTACCAGAATATGCGGTACTTCTGTTCAACTCCAGCTACGGAAGGGAGTATTTCAGCGGAGTTCATAAAGGCTCAGTAAGCATGGTCAAGATTTCCCAAGAGTACATGGGCGATTTTCGCGTTCCATTCATGGAAGACATTCAGGCTCAGGAATCCTTTATCGCGATGGCCCACCAGAATCTCAATGCTCTGGCAGCTTTGGACCAGCTTCAGGATGATGCCCAGAAACAAATTCGACGACTTGTCGAGGAGATTTGGGGGTAA